From Bdellovibrio sp. KM01:
GGGAGTTTTAGATGATGTCATTACCACGGACTCAGTCTTTTTGGGCTTTAAACAAGTTCGAATTTCGATCAGGACTTTAGGCCTTGAAGGCATTACCCCAGCTCAGGAAGAGCAAGCCATTAAAGAAACGATGGCCGCCATTAAAGATGTCGACACCGAATTAGCAAAGTTTGAAAGATCTAATCTTCTTCCGGGAGAGAAAGAACTTGTCACTCCGCTGTTGGCAAGATGGAAGGAATTCAAAGCCATTGGTGGTAACATTTTAAATTTCCAAAAGATAGGAACCGCAGAAGGTCGCAAGAATATGACGGCGATCTTCTATAAAGAGTGTCCCGAAAGTGCACAAGCGTTTATGAGCGCGGCGATTGAACTCAGGGCATTTCTAACTCATCAACAAAAGGTATGGGTGGATGACGCGCGCGAAACGGCCAAGGCAAACAACGTTATGCTGATGGTTATTTCGGCTGTGGGAATTTTTCTGGGTCTTGCGGTAAGTATTGGTTTCTCATCTAAACTTTCTAAAGATCTTTTGAGTGTCAGCGATGACCTGGCACAGGGATCTTCGCAAGTTTCTTCCGCGTCTCAACAAATCGCACAAACCGCAGCAACTTTATCCGAGGCTTCCAGTAAGCAAGCCGCCTCTTTAGAGGAGACCGTTGCGACAGTTGAGGAATTGACCTCGATGGTTCGTTTAAACATGGACAATGCGAAGCAAGCCGCAGCACTGGCCGGTTCAACTCGAGATATTGCCATCAAAGGCGAGCAAGAAATTAAGACTCTGATTTCCTCTATTCAAAGTATTACCGCGGATTCCAAAAAGATCGCAGAAATTACAACAGTCATTGATGATATCGCATTTCAGACGAATCTTTTGGCTTTGAACGCTGCGGTCGAAGCCGCCCGCGCGGGAGAGCAAGGTAAGGGATTCGCTGTTGTTGCAGAGGCAGTTCGTAACTTGGCACAACGAAGTTCGGAATCTGCCAAAGGAATTACGACACTTATTAGTGAAAGTGTTGAAAAAATAGAGCGCAGTTCTAAACAGGCTTCAATCGGAGGCAGTGTGCTGGCTGAAATCGTCTTGTCGGTGCGTAAGGTCTCGGAAATTAATGATGAGATCGCGCACGCAAGCGAAGAGCAGTCTTCTGGTATCGTGCAAATAGGTCAAGTGATGAACCAGTTGGATCAAGTGACTCAACAGAATGCGGCCTCTTCGGAAGAAGCAGCCGCTTCCGCCGAAGAGCTGTCTGCTCAATCAAAATCGCTGATGAGTGGAGTCGGCAATTTGACGGGGATGGTGTCGGGTAAACAGCAGGGTGACAGCGTTAAAGTTGCAGCCTAAAACGGATTAAATTTCGAATGGCTGTCCCGTGTTTCGGGGGACAGCTATTTTTTACGACTTTGATATTCTTTTTCTCTGCCGAAATGGCTTTCAGAAAGACCATAGCTTTCGACATTACCCAGGTCTTTAATCAAAGAGTCCAGATCTGTTTTCCCCTGGATGAAATCAAGATGTGCTTTGATCTTGGTGATCAATTCAGAACCGCGTTCTTTTAAAGCCTCGTAACGAATAAAGCCCAGACCGTGAGATTCCCATTCTTTGACGTAACGAGCAGCTGATTGAGATTTACCATTGTACATCGTATTACGGCACTCTTGATCTGGCTTGATTTGGTGCCAGTTGCCAAATTGGTCTTTCAATTTCACATCGTGCTTCTCACAAGGCTTGCCGCAGTCTTTAAAGCTCGTACCCTTACTTAGGAACGCAGCGAACACGCAGTGCTCCATGTGGAAACTTGGCATGTATTGATAAGCGGTTACTTCAAAGCGCTCTGCTTGACCAGCTTGAATCAATTCGCTGACCTGAACGTGGTTTAGGTCGTAACCCAAGCACACGCTAGAAAGGCCCTTGTCGAGCAAGTATTGCGCTGTCAAATGATTGGCAACGTTCAAGCTGAAATCACCCAGGATTTGACCTTGGAAGTTATTGGCTTGCAAGTATTGAACAGCCCCCAGGTTGCGAGCCAGGATGGCGTCAGGGTTTAGGTTCAACAAGTGTTTGATGTTACGTTGTTCGTTTGGCTTTAAAATACGAGTTGTGGCAACGCCGACTCTGACATTTTGAGCTCTTAAAACATTCAAGCTGGGTTCGAAATCCAAACCGAATTCAAAATCCAAGATCGCAAGGTTGATATCCGAGGCTTGCAGTTCTCCGTTTTTAACAGCATTCGCAACGTCCTCAACCTGACCCTTGTCACGAAGAAGCAAGTTTAGTTTAAGGCCTTCCACAGTGCGAGATGTGATTTTTTTGCTGGAAATCCATTCCATGACTTGAGCGTCAGGCGTGACAGCCGGAGCTGCGCCATTTTGAATGCGCAAGTCGGTTAATTCTTTGATTAGTTTTTGGCGAAGTTCTTTTACTTGTTTGTTTGGCAAGAACAGGGGAGTTGTTGAATCCAATTCAGATTCAAAACCCTCACCACGGAAAGGGCTTCCCATCAAAGCGAAAAGCTCTTCACGCAAATCAAGAGAGTTAAGTCCCTTGTTTTTTGCGGGCTCACAGATGTTTTCGGAAGTTCCGACCACGGTATACTTGCCATCAGAATATTGAACTTTCAAAGGCTGGCCTAAAGAGGCTTCCGCACGCACAGTCACGGGCAGGCGTTTTTTTCTTTGTTTGTCTTCAACACTCAAGGAGACATCTTTTTTAAGATCTTTATCGTGGTTATAGAAAACACGAGCGCCGTTATAGAAACTTTCCATCGCGATGTCTCTTGAAAACTCCAGCGCAAAACGGCGAGGGGAAAGCGATTTAACCGCGAATACAAAGCCGCCTTTTTCAGCGTCTTGACCATTGCGATCTTTATAAACCCACAAGATTCCGTCACCGGCTTGGATGAAGTCAGCTTTAAGACCCTGTTGAGCATTGTCTTCAGTGATTTCAACTTCCAAAGAGGTCGGGTTCACTTTTATGATTTTACCGAATTCAAAACCGCGATGGGCGCTGAATGTACCTTCAACCAGTTCCTGGTGATTCACACCATGGAACCAGCCGCTGTAAAAACCGCGGGAGAAAGCCGTCGCCATTTGTTTTTTAAGCAGAATCGGATTTTGAAGGGATTGGCCATTTTGTGCCGAAGTGATCGCTTCATCGAAGCTGCGGGCAGCGGTTGCCACGTATTCAGGAGTTTTTAGACGGCCTTCAACTTTGAAACAATCTACACCCGCTTCAAGCAAACTTGGAACTTCGTTGATACCGCAAAGATCTTGTGGAGAAACCAGGAAGGACTTGCCACCCAGGTCACGCTTTTCTCCATCGACATGCATTTCGTAAGTAAAGCGGCAGCTTTGCGCGCACTGACCACGATTGGCAGAACGACCACCGATACCTTCAGAAGTAAAGCATTGGCCCGAATAGCTTACGCACAAAGCACCATGCACGAAGACCTCAATTTCTTTCTTCGTGTTTTGTTTGATGGCGTGAATTTCTTTAAGAGAGTTTTCGCGGGCTAGAACAAAACGTTGAATGCCCAAGTCATCAAGCCAGGTGATAGCTTCAGCGTTGGTGACACTCATTTGCGTCGAACCATGTATGCGTTGCTCGGGAGCCATTTGACGAATCAAACGTATCAAACCCAAGTCTTGAACGATGAAAGCATCTGGTTTTAGGGGAAGGATTTTTTGCAGAACTTCAACGGCTCCGCGAAGCTCGTTTTGAAAAATCAGGATGTTGAAAGCCAGGTTTACCTTCACGCCATGAAGGTGGCAAGTATCGATGATGTCTTTGACCTCTTCGATTTGAAAGTCGTGACTTCTGCCGCGGGCATTAAAGCCGGGCACGCCCATAAAAATAGCGTCGGCACCGTTATGGATAGCGGCCAAAGCCATATCCTTTGTACCAACCGGAAGAAGCAGTTCGGGGCGTTTCAAATCTGTTATTTGCATGGGGGCGTTTTTACCAGATTTGGCCTTTTTAGCATAGGGGGGAAGTGCCTTTTGCGCAAAAAAGTACTGCTTCCAGCCCCTTAGAATGTATAGCCAATATGCAGTCGTAGGCCCATTGCCGTCGTATTGGTTACCAGAGGAATATTTACATCCCCCCACCCAGTCACCACCGAGCCCAGGTGAGATTCCCTGGGGCGATGCTTGTGGAATTTGCAGAGGATGTGACAATTTTCTTTAGTCCGACTTGATTTCCATTTGGGGAGCCCAAATTTGTCAGAGCTTCAAAACAATTACAGCACTCTGTTTTCACACTCATCTTTTTTGGTTTCCTGAAATAGGGTCGGCGAAGAAGGAGTTTCAAGATGAAGACGCTGAAGTTTCAATTGCCGACGATTTTCTTTTTATTGATCACATTTGCTTTTCAAACGCGAAGCCTTGCCGTTGTCGAGGGTGTGATTGGAAATGTACCGCTCGAGAAAAACGTCAATCTTGCTCTGCAATTGCCCGCGACCAATGCACCGGAGATTATCATTTCCAGAAAACAATATGTCATTTCATATAACAAACAGAATCGCTCGCTCAATTGGGCCGCTTGGGAATTGGATCCTTCGCGCTTGGGAAATGCCGATCGCACCAATGGCTTTTCTCAAGATTCAGAACTTGAAGCTTTTCTGGAAAAACAAGGCGGCAATTATCGGGCGGTGACTTCGACCGAATATCGCGGCACTTGTTTTGATCGGGGCCACCAGGTGCCCTCTGCCGACAGAACGGATAGTGCCCGGGACAATGAAGCGACATTTGCGATGAGTAATATGATTCCACAAACGGCGTTTTTAAATCGTGTGCTGTGGGAAAATTTGGAGCGCTATACCCGCGATCTTGTTTCCCTCAAAAAGAAAAAGGCCTACATCATGGCGGGTCCTATTTATGATCAAAATTTTGGCTCGATCGGACCGAATAATGACATTCCCGTGCCGTCTAAAAATTTTAAAATCATATTTTTATTGGAGCCTCACGAGACGGCGAAAGATATCACGAAAAACACACCGGCTTTGGCGGTAATTTTACCCAACACTCTTCCAGATGGAAGTGCCGCCCCTGTCGGGGAGTCGACTGATTGTGCAAAGGCCTCTGACATTTCTTCAGACAACGCGGATTGGAATCAGTACCGCTCGACTATTGATCAGGTAGAACACCTCACTGGACTTCGTATTCTTTAAATCACAAAGATGGAAACTACGGGTTTATGTGAGAATACTCTGAAATTTTATGAGTTAATTCATACTGTTAAATTGTGCTTAAGAATCTGTGGAAGAATCACGATACTCTATTACTCAAGAAATTTTGAT
This genomic window contains:
- a CDS encoding methyl-accepting chemotaxis protein, whose translation is MTIGRKLVSLGIGMSLVSVCVAAFAYWGQARTQDKYENVARGVLDDVITTDSVFLGFKQVRISIRTLGLEGITPAQEEQAIKETMAAIKDVDTELAKFERSNLLPGEKELVTPLLARWKEFKAIGGNILNFQKIGTAEGRKNMTAIFYKECPESAQAFMSAAIELRAFLTHQQKVWVDDARETAKANNVMLMVISAVGIFLGLAVSIGFSSKLSKDLLSVSDDLAQGSSQVSSASQQIAQTAATLSEASSKQAASLEETVATVEELTSMVRLNMDNAKQAAALAGSTRDIAIKGEQEIKTLISSIQSITADSKKIAEITTVIDDIAFQTNLLALNAAVEAARAGEQGKGFAVVAEAVRNLAQRSSESAKGITTLISESVEKIERSSKQASIGGSVLAEIVLSVRKVSEINDEIAHASEEQSSGIVQIGQVMNQLDQVTQQNAASSEEAAASAEELSAQSKSLMSGVGNLTGMVSGKQQGDSVKVAA
- a CDS encoding U32 family peptidase, producing MQITDLKRPELLLPVGTKDMALAAIHNGADAIFMGVPGFNARGRSHDFQIEEVKDIIDTCHLHGVKVNLAFNILIFQNELRGAVEVLQKILPLKPDAFIVQDLGLIRLIRQMAPEQRIHGSTQMSVTNAEAITWLDDLGIQRFVLARENSLKEIHAIKQNTKKEIEVFVHGALCVSYSGQCFTSEGIGGRSANRGQCAQSCRFTYEMHVDGEKRDLGGKSFLVSPQDLCGINEVPSLLEAGVDCFKVEGRLKTPEYVATAARSFDEAITSAQNGQSLQNPILLKKQMATAFSRGFYSGWFHGVNHQELVEGTFSAHRGFEFGKIIKVNPTSLEVEITEDNAQQGLKADFIQAGDGILWVYKDRNGQDAEKGGFVFAVKSLSPRRFALEFSRDIAMESFYNGARVFYNHDKDLKKDVSLSVEDKQRKKRLPVTVRAEASLGQPLKVQYSDGKYTVVGTSENICEPAKNKGLNSLDLREELFALMGSPFRGEGFESELDSTTPLFLPNKQVKELRQKLIKELTDLRIQNGAAPAVTPDAQVMEWISSKKITSRTVEGLKLNLLLRDKGQVEDVANAVKNGELQASDINLAILDFEFGLDFEPSLNVLRAQNVRVGVATTRILKPNEQRNIKHLLNLNPDAILARNLGAVQYLQANNFQGQILGDFSLNVANHLTAQYLLDKGLSSVCLGYDLNHVQVSELIQAGQAERFEVTAYQYMPSFHMEHCVFAAFLSKGTSFKDCGKPCEKHDVKLKDQFGNWHQIKPDQECRNTMYNGKSQSAARYVKEWESHGLGFIRYEALKERGSELITKIKAHLDFIQGKTDLDSLIKDLGNVESYGLSESHFGREKEYQSRKK
- a CDS encoding DNA/RNA non-specific endonuclease, which produces MKTLKFQLPTIFFLLITFAFQTRSLAVVEGVIGNVPLEKNVNLALQLPATNAPEIIISRKQYVISYNKQNRSLNWAAWELDPSRLGNADRTNGFSQDSELEAFLEKQGGNYRAVTSTEYRGTCFDRGHQVPSADRTDSARDNEATFAMSNMIPQTAFLNRVLWENLERYTRDLVSLKKKKAYIMAGPIYDQNFGSIGPNNDIPVPSKNFKIIFLLEPHETAKDITKNTPALAVILPNTLPDGSAAPVGESTDCAKASDISSDNADWNQYRSTIDQVEHLTGLRIL